A genomic region of Canis lupus baileyi chromosome 17, mCanLup2.hap1, whole genome shotgun sequence contains the following coding sequences:
- the GPR183 gene encoding G-protein coupled receptor 183 isoform X1, whose product MEAPTSHSERFCTPLTDTKMDNLTTPSAATQGSDCDLYAHYNTARILMPLHYSIVFIIGLVGNVLALVVIIQNRKKINSTTLYSTNLVISDILFTTALPTRIAYYALGFDWRIGEALCRITALVFYINTYAGVNFMTCLSIDRFFAVVHPLRYNKMKRIEHAKGICIFVWILVFAQTLPLLIKPMSKQEEERTTCMEYPNFEETKSLPWILLGACFIGYVLPLLIILVCYSQICCKLFKTAKQNPLTEKSGVNKKALNTIIFIIVVFVLCFTPYHVAIIQHMIKKLHFPDLLECSQRHSFQISLHFTVCLMNFNCCMDPFIYFFACKGYKRKVMKMLKRQVSVSISSAVRSAPEENSREMTETQTMIHSKSLNGK is encoded by the coding sequence AGATTCTGCACACCATTAACGGATACAAAAATGGACAATTTAACTACACCCTCTGCAGCTACTCAGGGAAGTGACTGTGATCTCTATGCACACTACAACACAGCCAGGATACTAATGCCTCTGCATTACAGCATTGTCTTCATAATTGGGCTTGTAGGAAACGTGCTAGCCTTGGTGGTTATTattcaaaacaggaaaaaaatcaactctaCCACTCTATATTCAACAAATTTGGTGATTTCTGATATACTTTTTACCACTGCCTTGCCTACACGGATAGCCTACTATGCACTGGGCTTTGACTGGAGAATCGGTGAGGCCTTGTGTAGGATAACTGCTCTTGTGTTTTACATCAATACATACGCAGGTGTGAATTTCATGACCTGCTTGAGCATTGACCGGTTCTTTGCTGTGGTGCACCCTCTACGGTACAACAAGATGAAAAGAATCGAACATGCAAAAGGCATTTGCATATTTGTCTGGATTCTAGTATTTGCTCAAACACTCCCACTACTCATAAAACCTATGtcaaagcaggaggaagaaaggactACATGCATGGAATATCCAAActttgaagaaacaaaatctctTCCGTGGATTCTGCTTGGTGCATGTTTCATAGGATATGTGCTTCCTCTTCTAATCATTCTTGTGTGCTACTCTCAAATCTGTTGCAAACTCTTTAAAACTGCCAAACAAAACCCACTGACTGAGAAATCTGGTGTAAACAAAAAGGCTCTcaacacaattatttttataattgttgtgTTTGTTCTCTGTTTCACACCTTACCATGTTGCAATTATTCAACACATGATTAAGAAGCTTCATTTTCCTGATCTCCTGGAATGCAGCCAAAGACATTCATTCCAGATCTCTCTGCACTTTACAGTATGTCTGATGAACTTCAATTGCTGCATGGAcccttttatatatttctttgcaTGTAAAGGGTACAAGAGAAAGGTTATGAAGATGCTGAAGCGTCAGGTCAGTGTGTCAATTTCCAGTGCTGTGAGGTCAGCCCCTGAAGAAAACTCACGTGAAATGACGGAAACTCAAACAATGATACATTCCAAgtctttaaatggaaaataa
- the GPR183 gene encoding G-protein coupled receptor 183 isoform X2 — protein MDNLTTPSAATQGSDCDLYAHYNTARILMPLHYSIVFIIGLVGNVLALVVIIQNRKKINSTTLYSTNLVISDILFTTALPTRIAYYALGFDWRIGEALCRITALVFYINTYAGVNFMTCLSIDRFFAVVHPLRYNKMKRIEHAKGICIFVWILVFAQTLPLLIKPMSKQEEERTTCMEYPNFEETKSLPWILLGACFIGYVLPLLIILVCYSQICCKLFKTAKQNPLTEKSGVNKKALNTIIFIIVVFVLCFTPYHVAIIQHMIKKLHFPDLLECSQRHSFQISLHFTVCLMNFNCCMDPFIYFFACKGYKRKVMKMLKRQVSVSISSAVRSAPEENSREMTETQTMIHSKSLNGK, from the coding sequence ATGGACAATTTAACTACACCCTCTGCAGCTACTCAGGGAAGTGACTGTGATCTCTATGCACACTACAACACAGCCAGGATACTAATGCCTCTGCATTACAGCATTGTCTTCATAATTGGGCTTGTAGGAAACGTGCTAGCCTTGGTGGTTATTattcaaaacaggaaaaaaatcaactctaCCACTCTATATTCAACAAATTTGGTGATTTCTGATATACTTTTTACCACTGCCTTGCCTACACGGATAGCCTACTATGCACTGGGCTTTGACTGGAGAATCGGTGAGGCCTTGTGTAGGATAACTGCTCTTGTGTTTTACATCAATACATACGCAGGTGTGAATTTCATGACCTGCTTGAGCATTGACCGGTTCTTTGCTGTGGTGCACCCTCTACGGTACAACAAGATGAAAAGAATCGAACATGCAAAAGGCATTTGCATATTTGTCTGGATTCTAGTATTTGCTCAAACACTCCCACTACTCATAAAACCTATGtcaaagcaggaggaagaaaggactACATGCATGGAATATCCAAActttgaagaaacaaaatctctTCCGTGGATTCTGCTTGGTGCATGTTTCATAGGATATGTGCTTCCTCTTCTAATCATTCTTGTGTGCTACTCTCAAATCTGTTGCAAACTCTTTAAAACTGCCAAACAAAACCCACTGACTGAGAAATCTGGTGTAAACAAAAAGGCTCTcaacacaattatttttataattgttgtgTTTGTTCTCTGTTTCACACCTTACCATGTTGCAATTATTCAACACATGATTAAGAAGCTTCATTTTCCTGATCTCCTGGAATGCAGCCAAAGACATTCATTCCAGATCTCTCTGCACTTTACAGTATGTCTGATGAACTTCAATTGCTGCATGGAcccttttatatatttctttgcaTGTAAAGGGTACAAGAGAAAGGTTATGAAGATGCTGAAGCGTCAGGTCAGTGTGTCAATTTCCAGTGCTGTGAGGTCAGCCCCTGAAGAAAACTCACGTGAAATGACGGAAACTCAAACAATGATACATTCCAAgtctttaaatggaaaataa